A genome region from Planctomyces sp. SH-PL62 includes the following:
- a CDS encoding zinc-ribbon domain containing protein — protein sequence MSGKRRHDEREAHRKASAERAKGEALERGLAVDLSALALHGSYSQPDFVERGYYVDRPFACKSCGISQVWSASQQKWWYEVAQGDVFSTAVLRRPCRRRERDEREKARHRVGDPNPYKNPGLLLAGIRSELEPAMLTAGYVLIGAVLGGFSSWITAVRTACSPFRGISITRDCPQS from the coding sequence ATGAGTGGAAAGAGGCGTCACGACGAACGCGAGGCCCACAGGAAGGCTTCGGCGGAGCGCGCCAAAGGCGAAGCGTTGGAGAGAGGCCTCGCAGTCGACCTGAGCGCGCTCGCACTGCATGGCAGTTACAGCCAACCCGATTTCGTCGAGCGCGGCTACTACGTCGACAGGCCGTTCGCATGCAAATCGTGCGGCATATCCCAGGTCTGGTCGGCCTCGCAGCAGAAGTGGTGGTATGAGGTCGCGCAAGGGGATGTGTTTTCGACGGCCGTCCTGCGCCGACCCTGCCGACGGCGAGAAAGGGACGAGCGAGAAAAGGCCCGGCATCGGGTCGGAGACCCGAACCCATACAAGAACCCCGGTCTTCTCTTGGCTGGGATACGCTCTGAATTGGAACCGGCGATGCTGACGGCCGGATACGTCCTCATCGGCGCGGTGCTCGGCGGTTTCTCTTCCTGGATTACGGCCGTTCGGACAGCCTGCTCACCTTTTCGTGGGATCAGCATCACGCGCGACTGTCCGCAGAGCTGA